GAAAATAATACTTAAGCGTTTATTTTTAATAGTTACTTTTGATACTTTTACATCTAATTTATAGTTTTCTCCTTTTAGTGCAATTATAATAAGAAGAATTAAAGATAATAATGTTAAGGGAAATGTAATTTTAAAAAATTCTAGTGGTGATATATTAAAATATGAGTAAAGAAATAAATTTTGTGGATTTCCCATAGGAGTTAATGCACTACCTAAATTAGATGCAATTGTTTCAAGAACTATGATTTTTATTGGATTTATATTAATAGATGAACATATTATCAGAGTTAATGGTACAAAAGTTATTAGAGATACATCGTTAGTTACTATCATAGATGAAAAAAAACATATAGAAAGTAAAGCTATAGTAAGGTTTTTATAGCTTGAACAATTTTTTATAAATATAGATGCAATATAGTTCATAATATTAAATTCTTTAAATGCGGCAATAACTATCATTAAATTAAATAAAAGTATAAGAACTTTAAAATCTATATAACTTAATTTTGGTGTAGCAAAAAATGAAGTTAATATTGCTAAGATTGCTGCAATGAAAAGAACTAATTCGTTTTTTATATATTGAATTACAGAATTTATTTTCATAATGTACTCCTTTTAATATTAAATCTATCAATGATTTTATAGTATATTAATAAAATTTTCAAATTTAGGCACTATATTTTAGTATTGCATACAATAAAACATAAGTAATAATTATAGGAAAGGTTATGAATAAGGTTATTAGATGTTTAAGGTCATTAAAAAATAATATATATATAGGTGCTAAAAGGAAATCAGATGATATTGCATATAGCGGTGATTATGGCGAAGAAATTACAATAAAGGCTAACTCGAAAAATTATTATAGTAGTACTAATTATTTTATCTTTGTTGATTTAAAGAATTTCAGAACTAATATTTTTATAAGAAAAAATAATAAATGGGTTTTAGAGAAAACTTATTTATGTACAATTGGAAAACCATCAACACCAACTATAACAGGAGATTTTAAGGTAGGGGCAAAAGGCCTTTACTTTGGTGTTGAAAGAGGATATAAATGTTATTATTATACACAGATTAAAGGAAACTATTTATTTCATTCTATAATATACAACTTAGATGATACAGTAAGAGATGGACGACTTGGAATGAAGCTGTCAGATGGATGTATAAGACTTGCAAAAGAAAATGCAAAATGGTTATGGGATAATGTTGGGTTTGGAAGTGCAATTCATATAGAGTAATAGTGCACAAGTATGATGGCACAAGGCACAGGTATGGATGAAATTCCTGCAGAATTTTTTGAATTGTAAGAGCTTAAGTTAGGGGTATAGAATAGATTAGTTTTCTTAAGTTAGTTGTATTTGATACAAAACCATTACAGGATCTAATGAAGGTTGTACTTTCATATAGCTTGGACTAAAATTTTAAGATTTATAGTAAATATGAAAATACTTTGCTGTACGCAGGATTTATAATATTTTCCCCATAGGGAAAATTAACCTTACTTGTGCCCTCTAACCTGTGCCTTACCTTGTGCCATGATAAAAGGAACTATTGCTTATAAATTTTTATTTACTAATGCAACAGCCCCTATAATTTTTATTTTAGTTATTTTTTTTTATGTATTGTTGTGCCTTATTAATCATTTCTTGAGCGTCGGTGCTTATTTCGCTACCGAATTTTTTTGCATCATTTTTTATTGTATGACCTAAATTAGACATGGCACTTGCTGTAGAGTGAGTTGCTGACTTAGCATCTTCAGCTATATCAGAAGTAAATTTTTTTAAATCATTTTTAATGTTATCCATATTAGGTTTCATATTTTGATTATCCATATTACCATCTCCTTATAATATAAAATTAGTTTCTCATTATTTTATAGAAAATATACTAAATAGATATTAATTTATTTAAAAAGAAGGGGATGTATCATAAAGGAATGTGGCAGCTTTTTCAATCAAGGCATAGTGTTAGTGAATAAGTAAGAATTAATGTGAAGAGTTAAGGATGAAATTCCTGAGGAATTTCTTAGATTATAAGTGCCAAAGTTGGTGGACTAGAATCTATGTATTTATAGTAAGTATAAAACAACACTTAAGTATAATAGCTTTATATATGAGCTGAACATATAAATATATCACCATAATAAAAATTACATCTTCATAAAGTTTCGCTGAAGTTTCTGAATTTATAGTAAATATGAAAACGGCTTGCTGTCCGCAGGGCTATAATATTTTCCCCACAGGGGAAAATTAACTTTCATTATTCACCATTATCATTCACTCTTACTTATTCTCTACTATAATTTACCTGTGCCATACCTTGTGACATAATAAAAGAAGGTATCGCTAACAAATTTTCATTTGCTAATGCGACACCCTTTTTAAATATAAGTTTATTTTTCTACTACAGGTTTCTTTATTATACCAAGTATAAACATTGATACTACAGATCCAACAGCTAAGGCGATTAAGAATCCGAAAGGATTACTTATAACTGGAACTACAAATATTCCACCATGAGGAGCTCTAAGACCACATCCGAATGCCATTGATAAGGCACCAGCTATTGCTGATCCAGCAACAGAAGCAGGTAT
Above is a genomic segment from Clostridium bornimense containing:
- a CDS encoding SLC13 family permease, whose amino-acid sequence is MKINSVIQYIKNELVLFIAAILAILTSFFATPKLSYIDFKVLILLFNLMIVIAAFKEFNIMNYIASIFIKNCSSYKNLTIALLSICFFSSMIVTNDVSLITFVPLTLIICSSININPIKIIVLETIASNLGSALTPMGNPQNLFLYSYFNISPLEFFKITFPLTLLSLILLIIIALKGENYKLDVKVSKVTIKNKRLSIIFFVLFIIILLSVFHLINYKIVFVMTIITTVIFDKKLLIKIDYSLLITFVAFFIFIGNISSIETIRIFISNILNNGLNTYIGGIISSQFISNVPATMLLSGFTDYYKELLLSVNIGGLGTLIASLASVISYKLYSKEFSNESTTYLKKFTKYNFIFLIILTPIIYLLIL
- a CDS encoding L,D-transpeptidase, whose protein sequence is MNKVIRCLRSLKNNIYIGAKRKSDDIAYSGDYGEEITIKANSKNYYSSTNYFIFVDLKNFRTNIFIRKNNKWVLEKTYLCTIGKPSTPTITGDFKVGAKGLYFGVERGYKCYYYTQIKGNYLFHSIIYNLDDTVRDGRLGMKLSDGCIRLAKENAKWLWDNVGFGSAIHIE